The DNA sequence ATCGGCGTTCTGGTCATGGGAGTTGCGACTTGGGAGCTTAGCCGTTTGAGTCTGGCTTCAACTACACTTTTTATCGCACTCTGGCTCGCAATCCGTTATGTCGGGATCTCACTCTGCAACATGCCGGTAACGAACTCCGCGATGACCGCTGTACCCACCCGGTTTACCGGGCATGCATCCGCCGTCACCAACTGGATTCGTCAGGGAACGGCTGCGCTTTCGGTCAGCATTTTCAGCAGCATCCTGTCTGCTCGTACCCTAACTCATCTTAGTCAGAACAAAGCGAACTCTGCGAACGCATCTGAATTGGCCCTTTCCCAATCGGTCCAGGATGTCTTCATGATCGGAACTGTACTTGTTGCCTTAGCGATACCATTTTTGTTCTTGTTACGCAAGAAACATTATCCAGTTAGCGAAGAGCTGCTGATCCACGGAACTTCCAAGTCGGCATCTTTGTAATGAAAATAAGCCCTGGGGACGTAAAGTCCCTTCGGGCTTTTATTGTATATATCGCTAACATATTCTTTAGGCGGTCGTTGTGGTTATAGTGCCGGTGTTGACCATTTGAATTAATTCGCGGTTCTTACCGGTGTAATTAAGAAGAGCGTGGACGAGGATGGCTCATCCATGGGAAGAATAACGACTGGACTCATTTTTCCGGCGAATCTTAATCGCACATACCCGCTATCCATGCAACGAAGTATATCCATGAGAAGCTTACCGTTTAGGCTTATGGTAAAATCCTCGCCGCTTCGTTCCATTAATGGAACCTCATCCCGGACATCTCCAACTTCAGCGGTCGCGGATGATATATCTAACTTACCCGATGCAGCTGCCAGCCTAATGATACTTGAACCAGCCAGTACAAATACGCGCTCAACGGCACGCAATAAACAAGCCGTCTCCATCATAATTTCAGAAGAATATAATTGCGGGATGTTTACAGATGGAAAAGCTCCCCCAATGAGAACTGACTGAATCTGCAGTTCATTGGCAATAAACCTGATCTGATTGGCACCCACCTCAATATCTGTGATCTCGTCTTCAGCGTTCAGCATTTTTGCTATTTCGTTCAGATTTTTTGCTGGAATAATCACATTTATGCCGGCGTTGATATGCTCTTCAATATGTAAAGTCCGGGAGGCAAAACGAATTCCATCCGTAGCCGTTAGCTTGAACCGATGTTCCGTATATTCAAAAAAGACCCCCGTTAGTACGGGTCTGGCATCAGATACTGAGGCAGCCGTTGTCACCTGCCCGATCGATGATTTCAATAAAGCATTGTTCATTTGATATTTATGGACAGAACCATTTTCCGATCTATTCATAGACGGGAATTCTGCGCAGTCCATTCCGCATAGCCGAATTCGTGAACTCCCTGTTGTGATGGTGAGAATGAAATGCTCTTGGATCTCCAATGTTATGAACCCATCATCAAGCTTACGAATCATTTCGTGAAAATAACGTGCCGGTACAACAATACCGCCATTCTCCAACACCTTCAGAGAGCTGCTATTTTGGGGAACCGTATATTGAATGGTCATACTTGTATTGCTTGCTGTAAAGATCAAACCATTTACAATTGCTTGAATATGTATTCCTTTCAGAATCGGCATTGGACTATTCGCTGAAACTGCCTTTAGTACATGCTGTAGAGCGTTAATAAGAGCATCTCTGGTTACTGCGACCCGCAAGGACCTCACCTATCTTTCCAGGAAACTATGATGAATAATAAAACTCAATCATATGGCGGATAACCTCTGAGCGGGATACTTGATGATCTGCACAATGCTTTTCGATATTGGCCCACATCTCATCCGTTAAGGTTAATGAAACCTTCTTGGTCACTCCAATGCCTTTTCTGCCAGCCCCCTCCCGGAGACCACCTCTTGTAAACAAAAAACCTAGTTGACCATCCTTATTCGAGACCCCGACTTTGACTTCATTATCGCTCATTTCAATTCACCTCCACACTTTTTTGAATTAGGTAACCTTTTTCAAATATAAGTTATCTTCATTTTAACATGTCAGCCGGAGTCTTACAAATCATGAAGTCCCGTCACCCTCCCTCTAGTTGCAAGGCAGGTTTATTTTCGGTTGATTTTATCAAAGAGATCACAAATGTAATATATGTGTAATATATATTAACATTAATAAGACGTTTTTTCTGGAAATCACTAAATAAATATTGTTTGTATATAAATTAAGGAGTATTATGTTAAATAAATTAACATAAATTTGGAGTGGGATGGTGGTTGTCTATGAAAGTAGCTTTTGTTGCTCATGATCGCAAGAAGACAGAAATGGTACAGTTCGTCATTGCTTATCAGTCATTATTTGAAGAGCATACCTTGTTCGCAACGGGCACAACAGGCAAATTAATCATGGAAAATACCACATTAGATCTTGTGAGATTCATGTCAGGT is a window from the Paenibacillus sp. J23TS9 genome containing:
- the dnaN gene encoding DNA polymerase III subunit beta; amino-acid sequence: MRVAVTRDALINALQHVLKAVSANSPMPILKGIHIQAIVNGLIFTASNTSMTIQYTVPQNSSSLKVLENGGIVVPARYFHEMIRKLDDGFITLEIQEHFILTITTGSSRIRLCGMDCAEFPSMNRSENGSVHKYQMNNALLKSSIGQVTTAASVSDARPVLTGVFFEYTEHRFKLTATDGIRFASRTLHIEEHINAGINVIIPAKNLNEIAKMLNAEDEITDIEVGANQIRFIANELQIQSVLIGGAFPSVNIPQLYSSEIMMETACLLRAVERVFVLAGSSIIRLAAASGKLDISSATAEVGDVRDEVPLMERSGEDFTISLNGKLLMDILRCMDSGYVRLRFAGKMSPVVILPMDEPSSSTLFLITPVRTAN
- a CDS encoding CopG family transcriptional regulator, which gives rise to MSDNEVKVGVSNKDGQLGFLFTRGGLREGAGRKGIGVTKKVSLTLTDEMWANIEKHCADHQVSRSEVIRHMIEFYYSS